A genomic window from Fusarium verticillioides 7600 chromosome 5, whole genome shotgun sequence includes:
- a CDS encoding delta14-sterol reductase (At least one base has a quality score < 10), translating to MRTALTGWILFNCAFIAQQYRNYGYVSDSILVIATVQAYYVLEGQYSELGLLGMMDITQDGLGFMLTWGNMVWVPFLYSTQCRYLSVYPVHLGPIGVSAIATVFAIGLYIFRSSNNQKALFRKDPNHPAFANMTFIQTKRGTKLLTGGWWGMARHINYFGDWLQSLPFSLPTKFAGYVILPAGSAVAGNEVVKMLDGRLVTPDGAAPWGMLFTYFYSAWFGFLLIHRERRDDAACIEKYGKDWDEYKSKVKYRILPGVY from the coding sequence ATGCGCACTGCTCTTACAGGCTGGATATTGTTCAACTGCGCTTTCATCGCTCAGCAGTATCGCAACTACGGCTATGTTTCTGATAGTATCTTAGTCATCGCTACGGTGCAGGCTTACTATGTGCTTGAGGGTCAGTACTCAGAGCTTGGATTGCTGGGTATGATGGATATTACACAAGATGGTCTTGGATTCATGCTTACCTGGGGTAACATGGTCTGGGTCCCTTTCCTCTACTCGACTCAGTGCCGCTACCTCTCCGTCTACCCCGTTCATCTGGGACCTATCGGTGTTTCCGCCATCGCCACTGTCTTCGCCATCGGACTGTACATCTTCCGATCTTCCAACAACCAGAAGGCTCTCTTCCGCAAAGATCCCAATCACCCTGCTTTCGCAAACATGACCTTCATCCAGACCAAGCGCGGAACCAAGCTTTTGACCGGCGGATGGTGGGGAATGGCGCGTCACATCAACTACTTTGGTGACTGGCTTCAGTCTCTTCCTTTTTCGCTTCCTACCAAATTCGCGGGGTATGTTATTCTGCCAGCTGGTAGTGCTGTGGCTGGCAATGAGGTCGTCAAAATGTTGGATGGTCGCTTGGTAACTCCCGACGGCGCTGCGCCTTGGGGTATGCTGTTTACGTACTTTTACTCAGCTTGGTTTGGTTTCCTGCTTATTCATCgggagaggagagatgatgctgcttgCATTGAGAAGTATGGCAAGGATTGGGATGAGTACAAGAGCAAGGTTAAATACAGAATCTTGCCTGGCGTGTATTAA
- a CDS encoding homogentisate 1,2-dioxygenase → MAPSEDYQNIFHWAETQKDGSIPSFATRKNDPYTYLSGFNNHHESEAIPGTIPQGQNSPRCVRFGLYAEQMTTSFGASRQANKNSWLYRARPAVAHQGFTDMPKVEGTESCFLTLNPAVRISPTQLAWLPFDISEGTDFISGLRTIAGSGDPTLREGLATHIFSATKSMDKRAFVNSDGDFLIIAQQGNLDIQTEFGNLYVQPGEICVIQRGQRFKVAVEGPTRGYILEVWGSHFELPELGPLGSNGLANARDFLYPKATYTVTRDDPWEIVYKLGGRFFKSTQNHCPFDVVAWHGNYAPYKYDLTKFVNVGSISVDHIDPSIFCVLTAASRDANAPLADFLIFSPRWDVASHTYRPPYYHRNAASELMGLIYGEYAGRSDEFQPGGVSFECGWVPHGVAYEEFKAASAQPPPQMQISKGAVAFMFESCRQLTITDWAWNSDKKHEHEPKMWDNLVDNFSEHLDEINEILGKKTL, encoded by the exons atggcgccgTCAGAGGATTATCAAAACATCTTTCACTGGGCCGAGACCCAAAAGGATGGAAGTATCCCCTCCTTTGCGACTCGAAAGAATGATCCCTATACGTACCTCTctggcttcaacaaccatcATGAATCAGAGGCTATTCCTGGAACTATCCCCCAGGGACAGAATAGTCCGCGATGTGTCAGATTCGGCCTGTACGCTGAACAGATGACCACGTCGTTTGGTGCTTCTCGCCAAGCTAATAAAAACTCGTGGTTGTACCGAGCGAGACCTGCTGTTGCTCACCAAGGATTC ACGGATATGCCCAAGGTTGAAGGAACAGAGAGCTGCTTTCTGACTCTTAACCCTGCAGTCAgaatctcaccaactcaatTAGCGTGG CTCCCCTTCGACATCTCCGAAGGCACCGACTTCATCTCTGGCCTCCGCACAATCGCCGGCTCAG GCGACCCTACCCTCCGCGAAGGTCTAGCAACACACATCTTCTCCGCCACAAAGAGCATGGACAAGCGCGCCTTCGTAAACTCCGACGGcgactttctcatcatcgcgCAGCAAGGCAATCTCGACATCCAAACTGAATTCGGCAATCTCTACGTCCAGCCCGGCGAGATCTGCGTCATCCAGCGCGGCCAACGCTTCAAAGTCGCTGTTGAGGGTCCAACTCGGGGGTATATCCTCGAAGTGTGGGGTTCGCACTTTGAACTCCCTGAGCTGGGACCTCTCGGTTCAAACGGTCTTGCTAACGCGAGGGACTTTTTGTATCCCAAGGCTACTTACACTGTTACGCGTGATGATCCGTGGGAGATCGTGTATAAGCTTGGTGGGCGCTTTTTCAAGAGTACGCAGAACCACTGCCcgtttgatgttgttgcttgGCATGGGAACTACGCGCCTTACAAGTATGATCTGACCAAGTTTGTCAATGTCGGATCTATCTCTGTTGATCATATCGATCCGTCCATTTTTTGCGTTTTGACGGCTGCTTCGCGAGATGCGAATGCGCCGTTGGCcgactttctcatcttttcGCCCCGTTGGGATGTCGCGTCGCATACCTACCGTCCACCGTATTATCATCGCAACGCAGCGTCTGAACTGATGGGGCTTATTTATGGAGAGTATGCGGGACGGTCTGATGAATTCCAGCCTGGTGGTGTATCTTTTGAGTGCGGCTGGGTTCCTCACGGTGTAGCCTACGAA GAATTCAAAGCAGCATCCGCCCAACCCCCACCGCAGATGCAAATCTCCAAGGGCGCAGTGGCATTTATGTTCGAGAGCTGCCGACAACTGACCATCACAGACTGGGCGTGGAACAGCGACAAGAAGCACGAGCACGAGCCCAAGATGTGGGATAACCTGGTCGACAACTTTTCCGAGCACCTTGATGAGATTAATGAGATCTTGGGGAAGAAAACCCTGTAA